The genomic window TGCTCTACACCGCAAAAAATGGTGGCCAATACTCAATAAACCTGCTGGATCCTGCAACGGAGCGAAATACGGTTATATGCACCACTGCTGGCACATTTGACAATCTAACCTGGCACAGGGAAGGAGATGCTTTGGCATTTACGGAAAAAACAGATGCTGAATCCGGCTGCCAGCTGTTCCTATATGATATCCCCAATGCCAAGCTGCATCGTTCCAATATCCAGACGCAGCAGATATTCCTCGGAGATACGCTCGCTATCCCAAAAGCCAGCTATAAAGTGCAGATTTCAAAAGACATGAAAAGCGTATTTTTCGGCCTGCAGCAAAAAGAGAAATCTGATGGCGCGAATAAAAGCAGAAATGTGCAGCTTTGGAATGCAAATGCCAAATGGATCTACCCAACGGAAGAAAAGCAAAAAAAGTTTGAGGGAGTCTATCTTGGATTATGGCATCCGCAGGAAGACCGCTACAGGCTTGTTTCAAACGATTCACTGCCTCAGGCCATGCTCACCGGAGATCAGAAGCATGCCGTAATTTCCAATACCAGACAGTATGAACCCCAATATATGAGGGAAGGCCCAAAGGATTATTATTTCCTTGATCTGGCCAGCGGCAAAAAAGAGCTGATGCTAAAGAAACATTCCGATTTTTTCCTCTATACCATCCCTTCCCCAACAGGGAAATACATAGCGTATTTTCAAGAAGGAGGCTGGTGGATCTATGACATCCAAAAAAAGACCCGCACCCATATCACAAAGAATATCGGAGAATCCTTTTCACATAATAAAAGCGAACATCCTAATGCAGAAGAATCCTATCCTTTTTTAGGATTCACGCCCCTCGATCATGAAATAGTCCTGTGCGATGAATATGATATCTGGGCTGTAACCCCGGATGGAATTTCTGCAAGGCGCCTGACCCATGGCCGGGAAACCAAAACCAGATTCCGTCTGGCAGGCTACTCCAGAATCATAGCCGGCAGATTGAATTACGACGGCTGGATACTGGATCCCATAAATCTTGATAAGGAATTACTGCTGGAAGCCTCAGACAAAGATGGCGGTTCAGGCTACTACTCTTGGTCGGGTGGATCAATGGAAAAACTGGCATACTCCCATAATTCAAACCTGAGCCTTATGGCAAAGGCATCGTCTGCTAACGCATATATGTATATGGAGCAGAATTACGAGCTGCCTCCCCGTCTGATGGTGAAAAAGAACAGAAAACAGGGGCCTAAACTTATTTTCCAAAGCAATTTGCAGCAGGAGTCTTTCTATTGGGGGAAGGCAAAAATTATGCATTACAAAAATAGCGCTGGAGATTCCTTGAAAGGCATTTTATATTATCCCGCAGATTTTGATCCGCAGAAGAAATACCCCATGATCGTACATGTTTACGAGAAGTTTTCAGACAAAATCCATACTTATGTCAGCCCTTCAGAATCGGATGCGGAAGGATTCAACATATCAGCGTATACAACACAGGGATACTTCGTGCTTCTTCCCGATATTACGTATCAGAAAGGCAATCCGGGATTATCCGCAGCGGACTGCGTGATCGCTGCAACACAGGAAGTGATGAAAAGCGGCCTTATCCAAGAAAATAAAATCGGACTGATCGGCCATTCCTTCGGAGGCTATGAGGCCAATTTCATCATTACCCAGACCCCTCTTTTTGCGGCCGCTGTTTCCGGTTCGGGAATTTCGGATCTTACAAGCCATTATCTCTCAGTAGGGCTGTTCGGCAAGCCTCTGATGTGGCTCTTTGAAAACCACCAGTTCCGCATGGGAAGCTCGCTATTTGAAAACCGCGAGGGCTACAGGAAAAATTCACCGATAGAATATGCCGAAAACTGCACCACTCCACTGCTCTCTTGGACAGGAGACGCTGATGAAAACGTCAGCTGGAACCAAAGCAGAGAATACTATCTGGCATTGCGCCGTCTTGGAAAACCGAACATCATGCTTGTATATTCAGGAGAAGGGCACGATCTGGCGTCCTCTGAGAATCAGCTGGATCTCTCAGAAAGGATCCGCCAGTGGTTTGACTTCCATTTAAAAAACATCCCTCCAGCCGATTGGATAAAAAATGGCCTTCAATAATTTAAACAGCAAATGCAGCTCTAAAAGAGCTGCATTTGCCTTTTAAGGATTGTTCCTAATTTTTACTGCGGACGGAACACTACCCTGTTGCAGGTTGTGGGACTGTCCATTGCTTTAGCCTGCGGGCCTGTTGCTCCAAAAAGACGGCAAAGCTGTCCTTGGGCGGTATCACAGGAAACAGGAATATCGCAAGGGTCATCCTCGCTTGGCACAAAGCCGATGATCGGAACCACGTCCTCTGCAGCGCTCTGCATTGACATAGTGAAAAACGCTCCCGAGATGCCCAGCATAAAAACTGCCGCAGGCATCATCTTTTTCAAAACGATTGATTTCATAATACTATAATTTAAGGTTAAAACATGATCTACTTTTTTCTACAGGTGTTCGATCTGATTCCTGACACTCAGCGCTGGTATATTGTCTAATGTTAGTTTTCATTTCAGTTAAGCTTCATTTCTTGGCGTATCTGCCCGCCAAGCCTGTAGACCGCCAATTGGCTGCCGATAAGAGCATAGACATGCGTTGGGGTCACCATAAAGCTTCGAAGCTTTTGATCTCCGATTCCATAGATATGAAAGCTGTGCAGATAGGTTTTTCTTCTAAGGTCGTAAACGTCAATGACCGATGCCTGCTCCCAGACTTCTTTCTGCTCATAGCGCCCGGGAACATTTGAATTTACAAATAACAGATGCCCGCAGACGCTGCTGCTTTTATTGACATTAAGAGCAGGTATTGACATTGTCCGTTCAGTCCGGTCTTTAAGATATGCGACTTTTATCTGCGCTTTTGAAATAGTATCAATAGTATTGCCTCTATAGTCTAACCTGCCGCTCTGATCTGCAACAATGTACTGATTTCTGTAGGCATAGAGATATACTATCCTTTTCATTTCCTCACTGTAATGAAGCATGCCTTCAGTATCAAACACTCCATCAACCTGCTTTTGTAGAAGTTCAGGCGACATATGTACCTTTGAATGGTTCCCGAAACGGAATATCCCCAGCGTATTGTCACCCGTCTTGCTGCTTATTCCATTAAATGTTACAGCTGAACTGTCTATTGGAATCGCATTTGTAAAGTAAGGCGGTCGTGTCTGCTGCAGTTCAGCCCTCCAATTATCTACCCTGCCTTTAAAAATAGCAGGCGTTCTGCCATCAGCCAAGTAAAAAAATGGAGGATTTACATTTATTTTAATCTCTTTGAAAGAAAAACTGCTTTTATCCAGCGTCATTCTTATTTTCTGCTGATGCATGAGACTGTCAATAGATAATAGATATAGAGGGACTGTCAGATTACCGAGATAAACATTGCCATTGCCTGAACCAGCAAAATAATATGAATTGTATTTTAAATCCAGTGTATCGATAAGAGTTGCCGGATGATGGGGATAACGGCGTATAAAAGGATTCTGATGCTGCATTATTTCCTCTGAGCTGAAAAATAAAACCACCACTATAACTGTGCTGACAAGGGCACTCAAAAATAAGCAGATAGCATAAGAAAATCCAAGCTTTCGATTTATAGAATTATTATTATCGTTATGCAGCCAGAGCGCCCATGCTCCAATCAGTACAAAGAAAACATTGAATAAGAAATGCTGCTTCCAGGTCATATTTTCTAATATTCCACCGCAGGAACAGGGAAGAAAAGAACTAAAATTCAGCATTATAAAAATATACGCGGTAAACATGGACATCAGGCAAAATCCTGCATAAAGTGCTTTAGTCCGCGTCTTAGGAAATAAAAGAAAAAAGACTATTGTAAACTCTATTATCAGCACCAGCCAGGACATCCAGTCAGCAAAAGCACTTAATAACGGTGACTGCCCCATCTCTACTTTGAATTTTTCAAAATCAAGCGCTTTATTCATAGCGGCATAAACCAGCAGAAAAATATATAGCAAACATGTGGTTTCAAAAATGGCAGCCTTAGTATTTGAGTTTAATTTCATGTCTAATTTTCTTTGGTTAAAACTTATTACGCAAACATTTAGATTAGAAAAATAATTTCTATAAAAATGATTACTTCAAAAGTATAAACAGACCATAAACAAGAGATTATAAAAACGGAGCCAAAATTTTTAAAAAACACCTCTTTTTTCCTCGTAAAGATTTTTTTAAAGAACTTTTGTTTTGTAAGTCCTGATTTTCATTCCCTTCAAATAAAATTAAATATGGAATCGGCTTCAAACAAACCTCATCTTAACATATCTTCAGAATAAAAGCGCTGTAAATCATAAGATTTGCAGCGACGCCGGCATAAGAATACAGGCCGTTTTTACAGCCTGTATTCCAATTTAAACAAACTCAATTCTGTACCATATAGGAACTAAAGCCTTTAACAGCAAAATCAAGGCATAAATTAAATGCTGCTTGACCACGGAGCTGTGCCGTTCCTCCCATCAGGATAGAACAAAGTTTTGCTTCCTCATTTTTGTATTTTTTCACATTCTGAAAATATCCTGTTACAGCGTTGTAAGCGCAAAAGACTGTTCCTTTAGTTGTGGCTGTCTGCTGTGTAGGATGTGCCATGGCATATTCAAAAACATTATCGACCATATTATTAAAACAGGCGGATAATTCCTCGTCTCTTCCCTCCTGAAGTTTTTTAAGCACTTCCGTGCTGGGTGCCATAGCATGCTGGATTAGGTTTTTAATCTCTTTATCTGATATGCCGGTTTTACTCCAGTAATTAAAAACTGCTTCCAGACTGCTGGACAAGGTATCTGAAATCCCCATCACTTTATGTGCCTGCGCAAGACGGTCGTTAGCATTTGAAGTGTGGCGAATGCGCACCGTATTGGTTTTAGACTGCATGGCTGCATTGAGTGTATTAGCGCATACAATACGTATCGACGTAAAGGCAGCCGTTATGCTCCCGCTTCCGTCATGCAAGATGGTAAGGAAAAGGTATTTTTCAATGAGATCCTCCTTTCCCACATGGATATAGTTAGGGAGTTTTGCAGTGATAAAGATTTTCTCGCCCCTCCCCAAAGCACCAGCGATCTCATACATTATGCCATCTCCAGAAAAAAAGAAAGCACAGATCAATGCAGTTAAAGGATGCGGAGTGCTATAAGTCCCAAAGGGTAGACGAAGTAAAACGGAGTCTATTATGCGCATGCAGCAAACGGCTGGATCTATCTTGGCTGCCCTTTTTATCTGTTTCGAATGAAGACAGCATACTTCAGTTTTACTTTTCTTCTTCAAAAATAACCAACTTGAAAATCAACAACTTAATAATCAATGGTACAAATAAGGTACAAAACAAATAAAATTTATCTCTATTAGATATTGAGTAAATATTTTATTGAGAAAGAAAAACGTGAATTTAACACATTCTTGCCATTTCTTTAAACCACTGTTTAGCGGTGTTAGCATTAAATTTATAAGCCAAATTTTGCTTAGTTTTAATAACTTTAGCCAATCGCCCAAACCTCTTGTAGTTAATTTTACCCGCAGCCTATTATTTGTTTATAAAGTCATTTCCACTAACTATATCAAATTCCCACTTCTTTTGATAAGGTCTAACTTTTCTATGTCTCTTAATTTCTATGTCAATTTCATTCTCAAATCCTAATCCATTATAATATTCTGCATCAAATAATTCAGACATTCTTGGGTCAGCATTAAAAGTTTCCTCGATAGTTGAAAATTTCTCAAAGTCATTTGGTGAATTTATAAAGTATCCACATAATTCCAATTCATCTCCACATATTAAGTGCTCGTTGTAGGCCTCTCTGTGTCTTAAATAGTTTATAAACTGTGTTCTTGCCATACCTTTTTTTAGTTTTTTTAAAGCAAGAACAAAAGCTTCTAAATCATCTATACAAACAGACCAAGGATATAGTGCTTCTTCATCTTTTGTTAATAGGTTTTCAAGATTTGTTTGAATATTCCCATATTTGAATTGAGTAACAACTATAGAAAAATAATCTTTGATTTTGTTTGGTTTTATTTGGAATATGCTTTTGTGAGTTTTGCTGTCAAAAATCTCAAAAGATTTTCCTTCCGCGAATTTATTTTCGATTCTGACACATTGGTCATATCCATATTGAATTGATTTTTTGAAATCAGATTTTATCTTATCAAATGCTTTTATTGGATCACGCATTGGCGCTCTGAAAAGAGTGTCCTTAATTTCTACTATGAAGAAAAAACCTTTAAACATAATAAGTAAGTCTTGTTCAGACCTTTTTTTATCGACATAGTAAGAATCAAATATTAGAGCTTCTTTACCAAATAACTTTCTAAAAACTTCTTCCACTTTTTTCTCAAGTTTCAGGTTTCTAAATTGGGTATATTTCTCTTTTTTTATTTCAGATAATTTAGAATTGATTCTATTATAAAAGCTCTCAATTAAAAATTTGTATTGAGGACACAAAAACTCAGCTTCATTAAGTTTTATTAATGGTGTATCAAAAAAAGGATTTTTGTCTGCATAATATAATATTTCTCCTTTTTTTTGATTTTCATCATAAGTTAAAAACTCAATTAATAGTTTAGTAGTATTGGCTGGTAAGTTTACTTCATAAATGTCACTCACATTTTGAATAAATATAAAACCTGGCTTATGCACAAAATCTTTCATAAGCTTTAGTTCGGGCTCATCTATCCATTCCCGTGGGTCAATTATTCCCCTTTCAACGAATCTCTTCGTTAGTTTTGGCCATTCTTCCTGATTCAAAAAATAGTAATTGCAATCTGTATATTTTTTATTTATGAGATCTTTAATATGACTGCAAAAAGTAATTGACTCTGTTACTGAAAAACCGAGAATTTCTTTCACTTCTTCATTAAACTCGCCACAGTTTCTTTGTAATCTTTCTAATGTTTGCTCATCATAGGATAATTGTGCATTCCCAAAGTAATTTAGAAAAGTTTGTAATGAAACCGAAACTTTATCTATATTTGGACTATCTTTTATGTTTTCGTCATTAAAGCCAATATCCACGAAATAGGTCATTTCAATTTCATTCAACAAGCGAGTAATTTTATCCCATTCTTCTTTCGAAATACCTACTTTAGTTCCACCAGTCTCGACTGAAAAATATAGATCTGTTAAATATACAAATTGCTTCATCGGAGACATCAGGTTTTTAAAGACTTCTGAAGTTTCCCTTTGGTCAATACGGCTCGTCATTTGAGTTAGATAAGGTAGAAATGAACCTTTTTGAAAACCGCTAATTAATAATGAAAGCTCATTGATTATTTCTTCCTGTGTTCTTCGTGACTTACGAATAGCCTGCATTTCTTCCCAACGCTTCCTTAATTCTTCAAGTGCTTCGGGACTTGGTTTGTTCATTTATTCTAAAATTTTGAGGTTAGGTATTTTTAGATGTTTTTAATTAGAATTCACTCTTTTTTATTTCTTTCTCAACTTCAATACTAGGACTTATCTTCAACCATAAATACGTATTATAATAGTCATCGCCATGTTTTAACCAAGTATTAAATTCCTCTTTTTTAAAATGTCTTATTTCAAAGCTTGCCCAACTTCTTTTGCTCTCGTAAGATATTTTTACTCCATCGCCATTAAGTCGATTTAATTCTGTTTGGATCAAATTTATGGTTTCGTCGTCAATCTTTCCTTCTTTTAGTTTTTTATCTGCATCTCCCCTAGTACCAGTGATTCTCCAACCTAAAAAAAAAGGAGTCATCTGTTTCTTGATTAATGCTTCAAATATAAATTTAACTTTATTAATTTTATATGAAATGGGAACGTTATGTTCCGGAGTTACTCTTGAATTATTATCTTTTGGACCATACACTACATAAGTAAGTTGCGATAATCTACCATTTGAGAAATAATAAATTAATCTGCAAGTTATGTCTTCATTAAGTTCAATATTACTATAAACTAATTCATTATTTTGTTCACTAGAAGGAGTTAAATATTTTTCGGAATCTTTAACTTCTTTAATCGACATTCCCCAATTAACATTTCTTACATCAAAATTTACTTGCGCTAAAATAAAATTTGGGATTAGAATTATAAATAATAAGATTTTTTTCATTTTAAATTATGATAAAGTTTTCGTTTCCCCAGCATTTTTTTTAGTAAT from Flavobacterium sp. KACC 22763 includes these protein-coding regions:
- a CDS encoding alpha/beta hydrolase family protein — protein: MKKHIKMPLPCRKAVFFLVLVLQLVTCPLTGQALQKKHLTPADYKKWEELYPEKISPDGNWVSYTVYRQDGADTLFLKSTASSKKYSFALGQRGNFISSDWFAYKTEKCLHQIDLKTGRQKEVEGVIKHSYLPSICKIAILKEEITKEKTLSIQSPDGKGEYHISGVEDFVSDPAKRLLLYTAKNGGQYSINLLDPATERNTVICTTAGTFDNLTWHREGDALAFTEKTDAESGCQLFLYDIPNAKLHRSNIQTQQIFLGDTLAIPKASYKVQISKDMKSVFFGLQQKEKSDGANKSRNVQLWNANAKWIYPTEEKQKKFEGVYLGLWHPQEDRYRLVSNDSLPQAMLTGDQKHAVISNTRQYEPQYMREGPKDYYFLDLASGKKELMLKKHSDFFLYTIPSPTGKYIAYFQEGGWWIYDIQKKTRTHITKNIGESFSHNKSEHPNAEESYPFLGFTPLDHEIVLCDEYDIWAVTPDGISARRLTHGRETKTRFRLAGYSRIIAGRLNYDGWILDPINLDKELLLEASDKDGGSGYYSWSGGSMEKLAYSHNSNLSLMAKASSANAYMYMEQNYELPPRLMVKKNRKQGPKLIFQSNLQQESFYWGKAKIMHYKNSAGDSLKGILYYPADFDPQKKYPMIVHVYEKFSDKIHTYVSPSESDAEGFNISAYTTQGYFVLLPDITYQKGNPGLSAADCVIAATQEVMKSGLIQENKIGLIGHSFGGYEANFIITQTPLFAAAVSGSGISDLTSHYLSVGLFGKPLMWLFENHQFRMGSSLFENREGYRKNSPIEYAENCTTPLLSWTGDADENVSWNQSREYYLALRRLGKPNIMLVYSGEGHDLASSENQLDLSERIRQWFDFHLKNIPPADWIKNGLQ
- a CDS encoding MauE/DoxX family redox-associated membrane protein, which produces MKLNSNTKAAIFETTCLLYIFLLVYAAMNKALDFEKFKVEMGQSPLLSAFADWMSWLVLIIEFTIVFFLLFPKTRTKALYAGFCLMSMFTAYIFIMLNFSSFLPCSCGGILENMTWKQHFLFNVFFVLIGAWALWLHNDNNNSINRKLGFSYAICLFLSALVSTVIVVVLFFSSEEIMQHQNPFIRRYPHHPATLIDTLDLKYNSYYFAGSGNGNVYLGNLTVPLYLLSIDSLMHQQKIRMTLDKSSFSFKEIKINVNPPFFYLADGRTPAIFKGRVDNWRAELQQTRPPYFTNAIPIDSSAVTFNGISSKTGDNTLGIFRFGNHSKVHMSPELLQKQVDGVFDTEGMLHYSEEMKRIVYLYAYRNQYIVADQSGRLDYRGNTIDTISKAQIKVAYLKDRTERTMSIPALNVNKSSSVCGHLLFVNSNVPGRYEQKEVWEQASVIDVYDLRRKTYLHSFHIYGIGDQKLRSFMVTPTHVYALIGSQLAVYRLGGQIRQEMKLN
- a CDS encoding DUF932 domain-containing protein, producing MKKKSKTEVCCLHSKQIKRAAKIDPAVCCMRIIDSVLLRLPFGTYSTPHPLTALICAFFFSGDGIMYEIAGALGRGEKIFITAKLPNYIHVGKEDLIEKYLFLTILHDGSGSITAAFTSIRIVCANTLNAAMQSKTNTVRIRHTSNANDRLAQAHKVMGISDTLSSSLEAVFNYWSKTGISDKEIKNLIQHAMAPSTEVLKKLQEGRDEELSACFNNMVDNVFEYAMAHPTQQTATTKGTVFCAYNAVTGYFQNVKKYKNEEAKLCSILMGGTAQLRGQAAFNLCLDFAVKGFSSYMVQN
- a CDS encoding DUF6520 family protein; protein product: MKSIVLKKMMPAAVFMLGISGAFFTMSMQSAAEDVVPIIGFVPSEDDPCDIPVSCDTAQGQLCRLFGATGPQAKAMDSPTTCNRVVFRPQ